Sequence from the Hemibagrus wyckioides isolate EC202008001 linkage group LG28, SWU_Hwy_1.0, whole genome shotgun sequence genome:
CTCCACTTAAATAAGTAGAATATGGAGActgaaaggataaaaaaaagaaaaaaaaaaaaagaaaaaaaaactttagctgtcctcttagtttttttttttcttcataaaatTGTAAGAGTGAAACGTCGTAAAACGATACTTCGTAAAAAACACTGCAATCCTGAAAAGCAGATGTACCTTTCGTCCTCCTCCATGTGGCCGGTGGTGTTCGGGGTGCCCTGGATGGACTGAAGACCCTCCGTCACCCCCTCATCCATGGAGCCTATGAAAGCATATAGTCActtgttttcatttcttatataataatataataaatgaaaatgaaatcaaGGGAAAGGTTTAAAGAATTAGAGCTTGTGGTTAGGTATTTATAATCAGATAGCCTAATACGTTCTAAAAAATGTtagttttttaataataaaaaaaaaaaaaacatggtgaaAATGTCACTAACCCTGGGTTCCATCTGAGACGTTCCTGTCTGAAAAGAGAGCGATTTTGGAAGCTTGTCCGATtcaaaaaataaagcagaaaatcTTTTGGTACTCTACTCTATGGTACTCTTCGGAGAGCAATTTGTGGGTATTCATACGAACATAATGAAACAAACTTTTCCTTTTCCATGTAGAGTTGACTGAAATCACGGAGTCATTTATCATCACAAATAAACAGATACAGGTTCTCAGGAAACCCATTTCAGaagtgacaaaaacaaaataggTAACCAATCGTAGTTTCATATGAGATCTTTATTTTCATCTAAAATTGTAACCCTACTGTTGCTCAGTGATAAAAACttaaaataatgacaaaagaCTATTTAAGACACTGGCTATTTAAGACCATTGCTGGCTTGAATGGATTTGCATCCATCTGGTGCTTTGCGATCAACAAACCcttctgtttttaattagagctgcaattattaatcattatcaCGGACTTTGTCGATTACGAAAAATTTGCTGATATGGATTTTTGTTAGCATCATATTTTTGCACTAACCAGCAACAAAAATTCAagagaacaaacacaaaaaatgcaTACAATCAATAGCATTGAACTAACTTTACCTATGGGTTAATTTTTCATTCTTCATTATTGTAATTATCATATAATaactaattaaaaaatttattaaatgaGCCAATTAAAAACAAACGTCAATAGATTTAATTAGATTGAAAAAAATGATCAGCTTATGGGATGAAGGTATACCGACCCTGTAGTAGACACACGGGAGCACACTTTTAAACAAATCCTTATTATAATAGTTCGGTAAAACTCATGAAGTAAATATTATTGCAGACCCATTATGTTAAGGGagcacaataaaaataattacaaatattaaataaaccgattataaaatgacaaaacaaaTAAGGAGCCACTAAAAGTTTCCTACCAATGGATGAAGACTGTGGGCTGATGAGCAGATCCTCTTGGGTGTGCTCACTGCCAGGCACAGTTTGCTGGTCGGTCAGTGAGCTGTGCGAGGCGCTGACTGGCTGTGATGCCTCCTCGTGTGCCTCTTCATCACTTAGCCTCTCCACCTTCACCTGCacgtcctcctcttcctcctctacCACAGCTGTACCACCCACACTCAGTGCCCGAGGGCCCTCGCAGGACAAGTACTCCACCAGTGCCCGACTGCCTCCGTCTTGTCCGGATGCCCCACTAGACTCCAGCAACCCCTCGGGAAGTTTGGCTTTTTCTGAAGTGAAGCGGCGGTCTACACCAAATGGATAAGTCCAAGAAAAAGCGAGGGAGGATTCCAGGGTCTGAGCAGAGCTTTCTGGGAAGGAAGACGATGAAGGTGAAGGATTTGGAACTtgtggtgaggaagaggaggttgGCTGTGGGCTGGCGAAGCCTTTACGTTTGCGGCGTGACTCGCGGCACACAGGGACAGGCCGCTCAGGTGCGCTGCATTCTGAAGATACTGGCGAGGGTGATAGGGCATCCAGCGGAGTCAAAGTGCAAGTTGAGGCGCCTTCTGGAGCTTCCTGGGGCCGGTGAAGAGTGGCGGTGTTGCCGGAAGCTGGGGACGAGTTCCACAAGATGCTGGACTTCATGAATTCCGAGCAGGTGTTGGCCACTGCAAACATCTGCATGTAGCTGGCGGCAGCCAGGACATCGATGATGTTTTCTGTGCTGATAGATAGTGTGGATGTGTAGGCGTATTCCAGCAGTGGAGCGAAGCCTGCGACGGTAACGTGGTGAAGATCCAGAACTGCCTTATTGTCCTCCATGCTGGCCTCATCATCACTTGGCTTCCCCGAGAGCTTAGCTTTGAGGAAGTCGCTGCAACAAGCCAGCACCACCTTGTGGGCAGAGAATAGCTGGCCCTGAACACGGATTGTAACATCGCAGAAGTGGCCCTCGCTGCGCAATGCATTGAGCTTGTCCAACAGCTCTTGGCTGTGACTGGGTGAATTGTGGGTAAATGTCTTCACTCCCATCTTCGTCGCAGATAAAGGATGGATTTCCTTGGATTAGGGAAGAGatgtaaataaacagatttatttaggatactaaataaataacagctgGCAAATACTATTGGCTTCGCTGAAAAGAAACAGTGAACATCAATGCCAACAACAATACCAATTTTCTTCATTCAGAacaaaaatattacattgtCCCAGAACATTCTATGCGAGCATGACCTTACCCACAGCTTTATGTTTTAAATCACTATTATCTCACTATAATCCTTCCAAACCCTTCTCAAAGTGCTGCTGCTTTagtgctttttttctcttttcactcaACTGGGCAACGCCACATGTGACTAATGTGTGCCTGTtgttaaagttaattaaaataattatttaagtCAATAAAATGACCAGGAACCCTAATTTTGGAGATGGAAATGCATTGAACTAAGAAGAGGGACAATAGGCTATAAATGCCTAAAGGTGAGATTATAACCTGAGCCAAGCAGGACACATTTCGAGGGTGAAAAAAATGTCTGAACACACCGACAAGTCTGGAGAGCCATCTTACAATCGAGCTCTAACAAGCATATCCtagagagagggaagagggagggagaggagagacggagtgtgagagagagagagagagagagagagagagagatttacagTTCTCTCAAACTGGAATGTGTATGACGCTAAGGGAAAACACGGACACTCTACAATGACTATGTTTTGTGGAATGTGCAACATGGAGATTCTGTAGTCGTATAAATAAACTGTAGAATAGTGATATTAAGACCTGCTCAGGATCATTGCTGCCTGAGTCAGATGACCGTTAACTGAGGAAAGGCCTACTCGGGCATCCTAATACTTGTGTGTAGAAAGTCTATTCCTCTATGGCTAAAGAAGGACTGATCCTGAGAAGGAAAATTAATAGACAAAGTGTGCAGAAATTCTAAATCATaagggtatttttaaaaagctttccTGCACTATAGTTAATTAAAGGCAGTGTGGAATAGGATTACACTGAATGTTGGTATTGGTACAATTCATTTGACCTACATTCTAAACCACTGACGTATTTTATGTTATGAATGTTTGCTGTTCGGCCTGATTGTACACCCAGGACGCAACTTGTCTTAAAGCCTACTTTCATCACATCTCTGATGTTTTGCATAACTTGGCACGAGAGACTTACGCAGAGGATGTCAATATTGGGTCAGTATCAGATAATAGCCTGTATTCATTGCTGTGATATTAGTACCAGATTTCATAATGCTATCTAACCAAAGCCTTTTAATAATACACAACTGAGATTGCTTTACAAAGACGGAgaacaaactaacacacacacgagtaAAGACCACAGATTGGCCATGATTTAAATGGCAAATACTGATGGGGTAGAATGACGTTACTAACCTAAAGTTGTCCTGAAGCGTTTCCTTCTTCTTAAATCACAGCAAGCTGCCAAAAATGACAATTCTAATCTGTCATAGATTTTATCTAGTTGTGAATAAAATCACTTGCATTATAACCATTGTCTCTTCAATCACGGAAAACAGAAACTTCTTACAGAAAGTTTCAAACATATCAacaatttttaattcatttattattaggcTTGAAGTAATCTaaccatgggggtcacagtccagtgacttctgggacagccggtcccaagcctggataaaaagagagggttgcgtcaggaagggccaCCGGCgcaaaacattgccaaatttaatcacgtgaatcgtcagtactctgaatttcataccggatcggtcagGTTAACGACGACCaccatcggcgccgttgacctacagggcgccggtggaaattgggctactgttggtcgaagatggagagaggagagtgcgtagacagagagagaagaggaaaagtaagagtgtaggactgagaataggaactttgcatgttggtactatgacagggaaaggtaaagagctggctgatatgatggagagaaggaaggtggatatactgtgtgtacacgagaccaggtggaagggtagcaaggctcgtagtataggagcaggattcaagcggTTTTATTATTGTGTGGATAGTAAGAAAAATGTTAGGGGAATGTAAAGAGAGTGTCCAATTTTCTCCAAACCAATCAGAGTCAACATTGCACCAATGGTATTAGTAGGTCTAAGGCACAATATATCACAAGAACTACAAACGGTAACAGGTTACATAACAAACCAACCAAATTATCCTAGACGATATCAATAGAATCACTATCGCGTGCCAGTAAACCAATTCGACTATACGTATTTTGGTATTACGTCTATAGCTTCATATTTTCATGAGTGGACAAAACACCACAGCATTCCTCACCTTACTCTTTTACCATGACCTGTACAGGCAAAAGCTCAGTCCACACTGGACTAAAAGGACCGCAAGAGTTTTAACAGGGTCCTTACAGACACAGCATTTACAGATGGCACAGAAATTTTGTGTAAAAAGTGCTcaagtgtaaaaataaaaatccatgcCCTTAAATTCCTAACTTGTGGATTGAAGTCTTGCGAGAAGGCCTGCTTAGGGGAAAGTTAAAGGGGCGTGGCTCCGTGCGCGAGCTGCTTTTGTTTATGCGCTGGTCCTGAACAGTAAACTTGCCTCCAGTCAAAACAGCACGAGCTTCCCTCAGATCAAGCAGGCGTTTACAaaatatttacttacttatttattttttttaacaccttATCATTTCGTAGCCTTGCTCGAGGCGACGCTCAGACgtcttttaatcatttaatttctataaaaaataataacaataataataaactagaAAAATCACGTACACTCACCAAACACCTGTCCATAAAGTTACTGGTAAGTGTCTCGAAAAATGTTACGGAACAAACCACGAGCTCCtttatagctagctagctagctagctggctaactcGTTAGCTCGCTAGGTGAGTAACATTGTGTGACGCCGACCATTAAAAGTCCAATTCTTTTCACGGCACAGCAACGACACGATACGTGCAGGATGCATGCATGTCTAGTTTACTCACCTTTTAAAACGAAAGCAGCGTAAACACGATggtttgtggggaaaaaatttaaaatattacGGGAGCATGAAGCTAACCAGCGAGCTATCCATATTAGCGCGTGCTAGCTAGCTCGGCACTGGTATCATTGGTGTTGCGCTTTCAACAGGagttctctccctctctttcggGAAAAAATGTCGCATTCCTGTACGTCGTTAACAAACTGCTAACTAACTTGTACCGAGAAAAGTCCTTGTAAATGTAGCTGGTggtgggggggaaaaaaagcgtTAGGTATCGGAGCTGCAGCTCCTTTTCTGGGCCACTTGATGTTTACATCTTCTATCCCAGCATGCCGTTCGCGTAGCCCTCAGGATATCTACTTTGACTGACGAGCCCAAAAGGCTCTGGCTGACCTCCAGCTAAGCTCCTAGTGCTCTACCTAGGATGTGGAAGCATGTTTCATTTAATTGATCATAATATGATTAATCCCTCTTAACATTATGACTCTGACACCCAGAGTAATCAGTGTCATGTAAGGAAGTGTGAAAGGGGAAAACACACTGTATGGGATTTTGTACATTCCCGAGCACGCTCCTGCTTTTATTCAGGTGTCACACACCAAATAAGACAACGTACTGAACATGTTCAGACACTTTTAATTAGTTCATATCAGATATAGAGGACAGACAACAgcaacaaagaaataaaacacaacgtGGGTGTTTCAagttagaaaaacaaaaaacaaataaataccttAAAAAGGAAGCTATAACAATAGCATCATACAGACCTTCACTGAAGGGATAGAATGCTCTAGTATCAGATCTACATAATTTCAGAACATCTCGATTCAGAAGGAATGCAAATCTTTGGACTAACACGATTAAATTGgggttgtttttgttattctttTGGGTCtgggcggagagagagagaggcaataTCATGTATGTGCATGAGTGACGTAGTGAATAATCAGCATTGGGCTGAAGATAATCACAGTCACGCTGATATTCAGTACAACAGCACAACTGTGATCTTGCTTTTCTATAAACAAGCCATAAATATTGAGTAactgacatttcagacaaaaaaatatatatatggccAGGGCTCAAGTGCTCAAGTGgttttaaggctctgggtcgttgaccggaagatcgggggttcaagcccaagcaccgccaagttgccactgctgggctcttgagcaaggcccttaaaccctctctgctccaggggcgctgtatcatggctgaccctgcactctgaccccaacctccaaggatgggctatgtgaagaaagaatttcactgtgctgtaatgtatatgtgacaaataaaggctatttctatgtttcatttatttttgtttcgtCAATGAAAATCGTTCTCCAGGAAGCCACAGCTGGATAGACCGGTGCATGTCAACATGCCCATGGTAATGTTTTGATATTGCTAGAATTGGAATTTTATCTGGTGATTTTTAACAAGCGAAGTGATACAAACAGTGAAATGAACCACTGCTGTTAAACTCTTGGAACGCAGCTTGTCCAATCAAACTATCGTATAATTGAATATATGCTGTGTATTGTTGACCTCATTGTTGTTCTAATACTCAATATTTTCAGCTCACATATCTGAATTTTATTTTGCCTGTTAGTGAAAAAGAACCTTATATTCAGTTCATCACTCTCTTTGCTCTACACTACTTTATAAGAGTAGTCTTGGATTTTTCTGTTCCATCCAAATTCCCAGACATTATAATAtggaaaaaaacttttttcaCAAGGGCTTTGCATTTCGATGATGCATACATTCGTATGATTTGTGTAACAGAGGACGGTGATAGAAAAGACAGTGGAAGGTGGCTTTAAAAAAAGATCAAGGCCATGTCTTAACACAGTTGTTTGCAACAATATGATGGCCTGGCTATATTAAAAAACAGAGTTTATCGTCTAGATTGAGCCAGTTCACTGTATTAAACTACAAAGCAGCTCGATAATTTTCAAAGAAAGCAGACAAATGTTTAAAGGATAAAAATGATACTAAGAATGCCCTCACTATTCAACAGCTTGGCCTAGATAATGTTTGTTTATCCCTATGTGGCTAAGGACTGTACTAAATTCCAGTGTTGAAATGcataaatctgaaatattttatatcatattaCCCAGCATTAAATTATGAGAAGTGTTAACAGttaataaacacacttttatAGAATACAAACTGGCAAATAAATTAAACACGTGAAATAGCGCATAAGCATGTGTATGAAGAATGATctactgaaaaaaacaaaggcAGTTGGATTTGGACTAAGCCTAAAGAGACGAACGCTCCTATGCTCGTGAAACCGGTGTGTTCATGTCTCAGGTAGCTTTAAAATTTCGACTCAGACAATATATCAGTCTATTGTGGACTGAAATGCAAATGGAGGTATTTGACCAGTAATATCTGAATAAATTTCAGCAGGTTTTTGCAAAGGTAATATTCCTTTGTAGTAAAGTTTAAAACAGAAGCCTTTCCTTTAGTATTACAACATTCTTATGGTTTGAGGTAGATCACAGTGGGGCAGGAAAATATATTCAATAGTGTTTGaatgattaaaatataaaatagatgAATATGAATAACAATGAGAATTTATAATATACATGAAACCTTATATCTATTGCCGTTATTAGGCTTGACAGGTGATTTCTGTACCCATTTTGAATGCTACAAATTCCTTGCTTGCTTCTGAAGCATGGTCAGCTTCCTATTTAAAAGGAAGGGTGTTGTGTTAATAGCTCTCTCATCCATTACCTGCCCTATGGATCTTAAACCTCTGCCAACACCTGACCCTGTTCTTTGTTGCagggaacattttgttttaaCAGTCCTGGTAAAAGCACTCTGAAGAAACAGCCTCTGGCCTCTTATCTGGGTTGCACTTCTCTGGCTCCACAGGCTTTCCTGTGTAGTCTATGCACAGCACACTGCGCTGGCGCTCACCGGTACCGCAAGTCCGAGAGCAGGCTGACCATTGTCCCATCTGCCATACAGGACAGGGCAGATCACCACACGGTCGGATGTCGGTTGGCCGCAGTTCGATGTCGCATGAGAACGACAGGGCTCCTGTCTTGTCCTGACACTCAACACTCCTCCTGGACCAGCCAGCACCACAGCTCTTTGAGCACTCAGACCATTCACCTAGGACCCATTCGGCTCCTCCAAATGGCAGGATGGCATGTGGGAAGAGGCTGCTCTCTACATCTGGCTTGCTGAAGGGAAGGTCCCGAGGCAGGTAGAAGGTGTATTTAACCCTGGGAGGTGAGGTGTCGCCTGCTGTTGACAAAAGCTGGATGGTGATGGTTTGCTCGAGTACCTGGAAGCTGAGAAGCCGCTCCAGGGTAGTGGATGAGCCACTGTATCGAAGGACGGCACCACGCACTGGAATGTCCTGTTCAGCTGTGGATACTGAGAAATTCCCATTGAGAATGTAGGTTTCGTCCTCTGCTTTTACCGCAAGGTAATTACCATCATGCTTGATGCCATGGTGGCTACGCTGCTTGATGTCAATGTTGGTGGCCCCAGCAGGAATGGTAATTATATCATTGTACCCAAAGCTGTGAAAATATAATACTATTTGTAAAAGAGCAAAAACATGGCATTTTAAAGATGTGTAGAAATCTTGAAGAGATATTCCTCACTTACATAGCTTTGTTTAGAGTGCCACTAATTTTTCTACAACTTGTCCCATCTCCACCACAGACACCACATTTGTCCAGCTTATGATTGGAGCCTATGATGTGGTCACAGCCAGCCTTGATGCATTGTCCCTGGACACATATAGACGTGGTATCTGGACCACAGGTGGTACCATCCACAACCTGATCAAAAACATTAACAACAGATGGTTGTGTTTACACTTGAAAATACAAAAACTAAACAGCTGTTCAACAAGACCACATAAACAATTGCAAGTGTACTATTGGGGAAATAGGGTACTAGACAATGAGGATTCGGTGACTCAGCTTTCACATTTTACTACAGAGCATGACCTACAGACCATGTCTAATGGTTTTGCATAACCAGTAGAGTGCAAAAATATATTCAGGGCTTTGGAAAGATTCAGATATAAGGTTTTGGTTTTCATTTATTagacaaaaatgtttttcatatattaaaatgtaatcaaATATTACTGAGAAAGTTGCACCTTGGCTTCAAAGACTTTAAATTCATTGCTGTGCTTGGCTCTGCAGAAAAGTTTGCATCGATCCCTGGGCGAAACACCAGCATACTTTGGGATCCACTGCTTTATTTTGCCATGCATGTCCAAGTAACGATCGCTGTTGTATTTCTCACACTGTTCCTCTCTGAAACTCTTACCTGTGGAATTAAAAGACTATTAATAAGCCccgaataaaatgaaatgtaaaagtggaaaatattgtactttttacttCTAAGCATTTCTATACACAATGATGTTTACCAAAAAAAGGGAGTAggagtacagtgtttataaaaGGCTACCATGATTTTCTGGGCAGGTCTGAATGTTGCAGGACTGGTATTTTACTCTCTGACCCACGCAGTAGGATCCTCCATTTTGTGGCATTGGATCTGTGCACTCTCGATGAGAAAACTCGACCCCACCGCCACAGGTCCGAGAGCATGGACCCCAGGCACCCCAGGCACCCCAGCTACCATTGACTGGTTCCTGAAACACAAGAAAATCAATCATCTATCTATACCTCACTGACAATAAACATGTGGAAGGATTGAAGAAACAATAATCATGTAACTGTCATGTAAAAAGCATGTAACTAAGCAGTGATGTAGTTTACACAAGAATAAATCACAGCAATTTTTACACAATTGATTTATCAAATTATCCAGGCTTCGGCTGAATTGATGTAATGCTTGTATTAAAAGTATAATGCAAATCTTCAGTAAACATCTGTGTATTCATTTTAACTTTACATGCCAGTCTATTGATCTATACAgttactgtccactttattaggaacagctaTACTCCTACACATTTTAGCTGTAATAGATTCAGCCAATCGTGCGGCAATCACaaagatacagatcaagagcttcagttacgTCATCATAATGAGTGAGTGTTATCTGTGACTTGGTTGTCATGGATGTTGGTActagatgggctggtttgagtatttccaTAACTATTGAGGTCCTTCGATTTTCACACAGAACAGTCTCTAGattttagagaaagaaaaacatcctGTGACCATATAGTCTAaaggctgaaacaccttgttaaTGAGAAAAAGGAgcagagctgacaggaagtctatagtaacgctatataataacactttactgtggtgagcagaaacgCATCTCAGTTGAAGACTGCATCATGTTCCACTCCCATCATCCAAGCAAAAGAATCACAGgccaaaactggacagctgaagtcTGGCAAAAAGACTAGGTGTTTTTATtctaatcttcaactgtccagttttgatgAGTCTGTGCCCTTGGTAGCCtctgattcctgttcttggctgacaggagtggaactcAATGTAgtattctgctgttgtagccacCCACCTCAACATACttctcacacattctctctctctctctctctctctctctcttattgcTTATCTTTCTTTCCATGTTTCTCTTACTGTTACTCCTGCCAGTTGTTgcctttctctatctctctggcTACAGAACTGTCTGGCAATCATGAACTGGATTTTAAGTAGATAGATTATTTCTGAGAATGTCTGAGAAAGCCCTGGAAGGGTTCCAATGGCAGCACCTACTTGGACTTCTAGAAGTGAAAAATGAAACGTCTGATTCATTGTCCAAACACCTAAACAATATGCTGAATATGTCTGACCGGGCAAATGGTGATCTTAATTTGATGTAGCATTTGGATCGGTAAAAGCGCTTGTGGTGCATTTTCAGGCACTGAAAGATTAGACTAATAACAATACAGTTACAAAGAAACAGCATAGGGATTTGTGTCTATTTGCTACAAGCCAATCATTTACCAATTACTAGAATTTTTGTTCAGTTAAATCAAAATGAGTCTTACTCAAACTAGGCTCATGTTGCACATACCTCCTCTCCCTTCTCTGCCAATATgcttgagacacacacacccctgtggCAGCTCCGGTCTTCACCACAGGGTGTGCCATCGGCCCAGGGAAGGCTCCCATTACGGGTAGTGCACTGTAGTGTACCCTCTTCACGGCACCATAACTGGATGCATGCTTGGTCTTCTGGGGCATTAGGGCAGCGGGAAAACTCCTCCCCGAATGCTTGCTGGCACTGACGGTCGAGACCAAACATGTGGCCCAGAGGCTCATCCCTTAAGGGAATAGTCTGATCTGGCATGTCTAGTAAGCAGTCACCTAaagacagaatacacacacacacaaatttaacACATAAAAATGAGTACTGATATGTCAATAAAATACACATGCCGTTCTACAAGAGATTATAAATATACTGTTCACTTGGTCTGCTCTCTTGCATCCACCATTCACTGAAATCACATCAGCACAAGCATCTGTAAGTTAAGTTTGCTGAAACAACCTTTTATTTGGAGTAAACAGGTGTGCACAATTGTAGCTTGAGGGAAGTATTTTCACAATGTGCGTAAATCAAAAATGGTCTCATCTGGAGATTTCCATTGTGTAACCTATAATGATGCAGCTCCAGTTGACCTCACTTCAGCTCAATCATTAACACTGACTATACAGCTCTAAATAACACAATTCCATCATATCTAGTGCATCATGTACAATCAAACACCAGTTCctaggagtttttttttaaaagactcTTGATTCTTAAATCTAACTTCTAGCTTAAGTCATTTTAGAGCttgcataaataaaataattttataaatctAAAGTTTGCATTTTTATTAGTGCTCTTTGTACCTGCGGCGAGAACAAGTTCAGTAGAAGCGGCCTGTGCTTGCCAATAACGGCATCTGAGTGCGGGAAAACAGCTATTAAAACTGGAATGTGTTAGTCACCGAGGATGACACAAGGAAGCGGAGCTCAGACTGAAATACGGACAGATAAATCAATCTCAGGCAAAAATATGTTTGCTATTTTTCAATGCACTCTTCTCTTTTTCTGGCATTGTGTGGAATGCTCCACTGAAGTATGCGGTAGATTGTACAGACAGTAAACATGGGAAACCTTGAACAGATTCCTGCAACAATATCAGACATGCCTGGCATGTGTCTGTCACCTGACTACATTACATGTGGTgagggcaaaaaaaacaaaaagaaccacccagagagaaagaaatgaaaaaagagaGCATACTCAACATAGGTGGTTAGTTTTTACATTCTCAGCAAAATTACACAGTGTGGTTTTTCAGGTCTGTTATTAGTGGTTAGGGAGCAAGTAAAGGCAGAATAGACATATGAAAAAAAGTGTGACTAAACTTGTAAAACAGAGACCTCCATTTTATAGATTTCCACTGCACTGCTTGTTTTCTGTGGCAAGTTTCCATTAACGAAATAATGACAACTTCGAGATTTAGGATAAGTGTCTTGAAATGGTTACTGAATGATATTGTTTTTTTGCTCTGGATCATGAAAAACCAGGACCTGAACTTGTGCCAAAACCATAGGATTACTCAAAATCTCATCTTAAGGGAGCCATGTAATTTTAAAATGGGCATAGTTTAGTTTACAT
This genomic interval carries:
- the zbtb44 gene encoding zinc finger and BTB domain-containing protein 44 isoform X1, with product MGVKTFTHNSPSHSQELLDKLNALRSEGHFCDVTIRVQGQLFSAHKVVLACCSDFLKAKLSGKPSDDEASMEDNKAVLDLHHVTVAGFAPLLEYAYTSTLSISTENIIDVLAAASYMQMFAVANTCSEFMKSSILWNSSPASGNTATLHRPQEAPEGASTCTLTPLDALSPSPVSSECSAPERPVPVCRESRRKRKGFASPQPTSSSSPQVPNPSPSSSSFPESSAQTLESSLAFSWTYPFGVDRRFTSEKAKLPEGLLESSGASGQDGGSRALVEYLSCEGPRALSVGGTAVVEEEEEDVQVKVERLSDEEAHEEASQPVSASHSSLTDQQTVPGSEHTQEDLLISPQSSSIDRNVSDGTQGSMDEGVTEGLQSIQGTPNTTGHMEEDERLENVQYPYHLYISPSTRPGLNGPERPFQCPTCGVRFTRIQNLKQHMLIHSGIKPFQCDRCGKKFTRAYSLKMHRLKHEGKRCFRCQICSATFTSFGEYKHHMRVSRHIIRKPRIYECKTCGAMFTNSGNLIVHLRSLNHEASELANYFQTSEFLLPDYLSHMQEEEEENLAHFEMTEQSFDVNAATSSSSSSVQTPVISQVSSTMNYDSRPSASMAQNSPGSRGGHGSEEGTAGDEAKNTVTSLPEPEKEEREIQGEGQNQKKALVSITIE
- the zbtb44 gene encoding zinc finger and BTB domain-containing protein 44 isoform X3 — translated: MGVKTFTHNSPSHSQELLDKLNALRSEGHFCDVTIRVQGQLFSAHKVVLACCSDFLKAKLSGKPSDDEASMEDNKAVLDLHHVTVAGFAPLLEYAYTSTLSISTENIIDVLAAASYMQMFAVANTCSEFMKSSILWNSSPASGNTATLHRPQEAPEGASTCTLTPLDALSPSPVSSECSAPERPVPVCRESRRKRKGFASPQPTSSSSPQVPNPSPSSSSFPESSAQTLESSLAFSWTYPFGVDRRFTSEKAKLPEGLLESSGASGQDGGSRALVEYLSCEGPRALSVGGTAVVEEEEEDVQVKVERLSDEEAHEEASQPVSASHSSLTDQQTVPGSEHTQEDLLISPQSSSIDRNVSDGTQGSMDEGVTEGLQSIQGTPNTTGHMEEDERLENVQYPYHLYISPSTRPGLNGPERPFQCPTCGVRFTRIQNLKQHMLIHSGIKPFQCDRCGKKFTRAYSLKMHRLKHEVSSSSQTT
- the zbtb44 gene encoding zinc finger and BTB domain-containing protein 44 isoform X2; this translates as MGVKTFTHNSPSHSQELLDKLNALRSEGHFCDVTIRVQGQLFSAHKVVLACCSDFLKAKLSGKPSDDEASMEDNKAVLDLHHVTVAGFAPLLEYAYTSTLSISTENIIDVLAAASYMQMFAVANTCSEFMKSSILWNSSPASGNTATLHRPQEAPEGASTCTLTPLDALSPSPVSSECSAPERPVPVCRESRRKRKGFASPQPTSSSSPQVPNPSPSSSSFPESSAQTLESSLAFSWTYPFGVDRRFTSEKAKLPEGLLESSGASGQDGGSRALVEYLSCEGPRALSVGGTAVVEEEEEDVQVKVERLSDEEAHEEASQPVSASHSSLTDQQTVPGSEHTQEDLLISPQSSSIGSMDEGVTEGLQSIQGTPNTTGHMEEDERLENVQYPYHLYISPSTRPGLNGPERPFQCPTCGVRFTRIQNLKQHMLIHSGIKPFQCDRCGKKFTRAYSLKMHRLKHEGKRCFRCQICSATFTSFGEYKHHMRVSRHIIRKPRIYECKTCGAMFTNSGNLIVHLRSLNHEASELANYFQTSEFLLPDYLSHMQEEEEENLAHFEMTEQSFDVNAATSSSSSSVQTPVISQVSSTMNYDSRPSASMAQNSPGSRGGHGSEEGTAGDEAKNTVTSLPEPEKEEREIQGEGQNQKKALVSITIE
- the zbtb44 gene encoding zinc finger and BTB domain-containing protein 44 isoform X4 — its product is MGVKTFTHNSPSHSQELLDKLNALRSEGHFCDVTIRVQGQLFSAHKVVLACCSDFLKAKLSGKPSDDEASMEDNKAVLDLHHVTVAGFAPLLEYAYTSTLSISTENIIDVLAAASYMQMFAVANTCSEFMKSSILWNSSPASGNTATLHRPQEAPEGASTCTLTPLDALSPSPVSSECSAPERPVPVCRESRRKRKGFASPQPTSSSSPQVPNPSPSSSSFPESSAQTLESSLAFSWTYPFGVDRRFTSEKAKLPEGLLESSGASGQDGGSRALVEYLSCEGPRALSVGGTAVVEEEEEDVQVKVERLSDEEAHEEASQPVSASHSSLTDQQTVPGSEHTQEDLLISPQSSSIGSMDEGVTEGLQSIQGTPNTTGHMEEDERLENVQYPYHLYISPSTRPGLNGPERPFQCPTCGVRFTRIQNLKQHMLIHSGIKPFQCDRCGKKFTRAYSLKMHRLKHEVSSSSQTT